From Camelina sativa cultivar DH55 chromosome 5, Cs, whole genome shotgun sequence:
CCTTAAACATAGTGTCCAAGTCCAACTATTTTGAGGAGTAACATACTCACAACGAGAAGCAACTATTTCAGCTTATAAAATAGATCTATTTTCTTAAAAGCATTTATCCAATGTGTGCACCtcccttttatttttctccattcatagtatttttatttttatataaagagaTATGTACAACTCTACGAAAAACGGTACAAGTCAATCCGAACAATTTACATAATGTATATTTAtacctaaaaaaatataacatgcattttttcttttttaacatcttactttattttattaaaattggaACTGAGATACATAGTTATCTTCAAAACATACGCATACAACCAAGAATTGATTATAGtttaagaagaaggaaacacaatcaaacaagaGAATTAAAACACCGCTTTCTTTCATAAGCCTTACACGCTAATAGATTTGATAATCTATTATCTTCTTTATTCGCCTTCTTCCTTAATCCGACATGATCATCTTGTTTGGCTATCATTCTTTTGACGAAACTCCAATATACTTTGAAATGATCAATGGTTGCGATCCATCCGTTACATCGCATCCCAACAAAACATCTCCAGACATAGGAGATGACATCTTTCTTGGTTATAACTAATGCCCATGCTTGATGAGATGATGAGTACCATCTTTTGAATCTTGTTCCATGTAGACATCTCCAAAGACACGCATTGAAATTGCCGAGGACTAAtagtaaaatcaaaatcaacatGATCTCTTTCCACCATATCCTTAGCCACTGTCTCAAACCGGTCCTATGAACCGATGTCTGCAATAAACATCTCTTAAACTCGCCTGCGTTGTCAATCCAATCCCCAATGATTCCAGgatcaaaaatccaaattacatCTCCATACCATTTGATGGAGGGGAATGACAACTGCCGAACACGCCGCTTCGTTCTTGAGCCAATGATCAATGATTggttacaagaagaagaagatgagatgcAATCGGAGACAAAACGCTGGCAATAATACAACTGTGTACACCGGAAAAGCGCTCTACAAGAGAGATAAATGGCTACGACGAGACAACATAATCGCATAACTATGGAAGAGAGAATACCAGATCTACCAAGCCAGAGTGTTTTTTTGCGGTTACGATACCATCGACGAGAAGGCTTCTGGTCCATCTTCAAGGTTTCTGGAAGTGGCTTTGCAACATGACTCACTGAAGTCGAAACCAAATTTATATGGTTGTGGGTGGAatgattcaataataaattaGGATAATATATATGAGGTGGGCACCATGGATTGAATTTTCGGTGAAACCCATCTCTGTGCTTCGTCAATATCAAGAGTCTCTTCATGAATTTAGAGTGaagaaaatttataagaagAACTCTGAATctgaataaaatttaatgtggAGAATGAGAAattgcaaaaaacaaaaagaaaacgaaagtATGGCCGACGCCGGAGGCGACGCCGGCCAAGAGAAAATTATTGAAACGGTGTTTTCAGAAAGTCGTCTTCTTCGTCGCTCTCAGAGAGAAGTTTTCAGAAAGTTGTATAACTTGCATTTTATTATGGTttgatacaacatatataattttaaaatttgatgaaGTTTTAACTACtatcacaaaatatataaaatgttttatctaaaaatttGTAGTTTATTACTATTTAAATAGTTAGTAACTTAGTATTAGTAGTTTCTTATTCTAGTTTgtgtatctaaaaaaaaaaaaaaaaattaagtggcCCAGGAGTCAATTTATCCACGATTTTATGTTGGTCCGAATATCATGTTTGGTCTTCTAATCCATTTTATGTTGGAAGGCTTTTCATTCAGCCCATGCTTATTATGTTTTTCATGATAAATTGTTATCTTGcgaaaacaaagaacaaaaattagaGAAACTCGATTGAATTATTTTCAATCAAAGTTATCAAACaatcgaagaagatgaatccACTTCATCAAATTCTTCTACGATTATACACTTTTTTTAGCTGAATTGTGGATAGAGATAAGTcaattaatgaataaaatttgtACTTTTATCTGTTTTGTAATTTGAAGATTATTCGATAGTATCAATCGTTTTATGTTTCAACAGCTCTTAGCCGAGATTATTCAATTGGACCAATCTTCTATGGGTAATGAGTTtcaatacatataattttttttgtttccatctcTAGAGAAGTACAAATTCTCTGGACTAGAAATCATAAAACAATGTAATTTAgatagaaacatattttaaaccTACTTCCAAGATTATACATTCGATATACTAACTTAAAAAATTTATCCAGTTCTGATTTTGCATGGGTTTATTtctgaaacaacccttcccgttttttttttttaataccttaatttactagtggtcccatacccactaacatcctaacaacaatcaataaccgcggaataaccaaataaaaccaaTTCCAATAAACCAAAGAATTCCAACAACAATAAACCAATTCTCAATAGCAACATAATCCAAATAggaaaaataaccaaaagctaacaaCCTACAATGTTCcattgacttaatctagcaacctaacaatagctagaccacaatcaattcaagcctctagaacaccccttcatcatcgccttgattccacgatcacactttgcctttacctgcacatcacaaacaacaattgagatgcgtaagtattatcataaatacttagtgaggccgtcctcccatctactgggttatacacacaagcatatgagactcccaagtcaacaaacaacaacaacacaatcaacatatcaaaccaggaaaataaGACTCGGCAggtactagtgtcgaccgatgctcaatcggtgtcgaccgatgctacaggaactggtgtcgaccgatgccggAATGGTGACGATCGATGCTACTCGAgacggtgccgatcgatgctccacaaaagtggtatcgatcgatgcctcttctgcagtcacgatctgcgcgaaactcAGCGACGAACTCCGATTCCAATCAACACAGAATCGACTCCAAACACGTCTAATcatctcggaattcactagaaatcacaaatacaatgtacccaagcaagcaaacaccacaaataacaaggaatcacacaaaacaagggagatctcatgcttagatcaaccatggtcaagcactcacctcaagaacaagaagtttggattgagaaacgtggaaaacaacacctccagaagcttccccttcgattccagcaacagctaacactcctacagcctcagatctctccaaaatcaccaagaacaagcccagaaatcccagaaaagtttttctctcttttctctctttcttttcctctcaaaaacggcgagtACAACAAATAatacgacctagggtcgtttttccccttttacacacgattagggttttaaatcaaaccaaaccgaaccaattcggtaattaaatcaaacccgaccaaaccggaaaacatggtgtcgatcgatgccaccaagggtgtcgatcgacacccacaccaaaaatacacaaattggttcgcgggcgttacaattctcccccaccaatatggattcgtccccgaatcccgcaataccgtccatctgccaaggacctccgtgccaccgtcatcacagcccgcacgtccccagaccggactaaacaccatcagtcaaggtttcccgtgccactgtcgcaacagcccgcacacctccgactgaccctcgaggtctccctctagccaatatactcgcatcataacACTAtctgctcacaactcagtgcttcccccgtccgtggtcgcaaccaacgaatcatgccggctcgctatcaggccaaccgccttaagctacggcatccaggaagtcacacacacacactccccccgctctcgggtcgcaaccctcgagacataccggctcactgccgagcctcggctcacagctacggtatccagggagcctcacatatcccgctcttgggtcgtcaccctcaagcgcgctctcggatcgtcatccgaagcaacataccactcccactctctggccacaaagtccatcgagctatcggtatcacgtgagttgggcccacacggcctagagcaaaaacaaacactgatgccaacgagtatctcccggctagatctacctcacttttccacaaaacattcccattttagaaacttcctatttatggaaaccttccttttgtggaaactttctatttatggaaactttccaaaaatagaaacccgagctatttctcttttcccatgacaacaacagtcaaacataaagaaaaatactcatcttattaatctcaaaatgtcataatcgttacaatctcaacgaaattacatcagaaaaaccaaaaatacaacaaccggagccaacaacccgcatcccgagcaccacctcatcttgatacttagtcgcacaaccaaccacccctaagcgaccaaatatcaagagagatgggctggaatactccgtacccgctccagccacggactacaactcggacccggctagacaagctcaagccgtctgcttctcaaaccacttcttaaaccttgccttcatcctcgcctcgggctcccaagtctgctcctctactccgtcacagtcccacaggactctcatcaaaggaatcttcttcttccgaagttccttgactctcctctcgagcaccctcactggtctcgcctctaaagtcatgttaggctgaagatcctcaggaatcttagccaacaactgatcaccctcatgaagacacttcctcagcatcgacacatgaaataccttgtggaacgcacgcataacctcaggcaactccagccggtatgccactggtcccacccgctcaaccactctgaacggacccatgtacctcggactcaacttagtctctgtcaatgacctgttcggaccccgcaacatggccatcttgaggtacactctatcaccaacctgaaactcaagatcctttctcctcttatcagcatagctcttctgccgatcctgagcctccttcatgttcagcctcaaaacccgaatcttctccgaggtctcctgaacaaaatctgcaccaaatatgctcctctcccccacctgagtccaacataaaggtgtacgacacggcctcccatacagggcctcataaggagccatcccaatactagcctggtagctgttgttataagcaaactccaccaagctcaagtgatctgcccaatgaccaccccaatccagcacacacatcctcaataaatcctccaaaatctggatcgtcctctctgactgaccgtccgtctgaggatgataggctgtactcatatgcaccttcgtgcccatctctgcctgaaacgccctccagaacaccgaagtgaacttggaatctctatcagacacaatactagcaggcacaccgtgcaatctgactatctccctcacgtacttcttggccaaaaccgctgctccatcagttttcttgatggccagaaaatgcgcggacttagtcaaacggtccacaatgacccaaatagcatcaaacgtcctcgacacaggcaaacccaccacgaagtccatcgtgatcaaatcccacttccactctggaatgggtaaactctgtaacaaaccaccaggaacctgatgctccgccttcaccagctggcaagtatcacacttcgccacccagtcagctacgtccttcttcatcccgacccagtgataataccgcttgaggtcacggtacatcttggtcgctcctggatgaatagagaacttgctcgaatgagcctctctcagtatctcctgcctcaaatcctcacccttgggcacacagatccgaccatgcacaaggatagtaccattagcagaaacctgatactctgcacccgcagccttagaggcattcaccagcccctcatcactctcctgagctaacctcactctgctcaacaaatctgctctatcaactgcctccaaacccaaaggttcttgtgagatagcacacaaactcaatgcactaatctcacctaccaacacctccatatcctgctcctgagccgaagccacccgcttccgactcaaggcatctgcaaccagattagctttaccaggatggtaagctatgtccaaatcataatccgctactaactccatccaacgcctctgcctcaaattcagctcaggctgagtaaaaatgtacttcagactcttgtgatctgtaaatacctgtaccttcccaccatacagataggatctccaaatcttaagagcaaagatcactgctgccatctccaaatcatgagtaggataattagcttcatgcttccgcaactgccgcgaagcataagctataaccttcccctgctgcataagtacacaacccaaccccactctagaagcatctgtatacacaacataaggctcgtcctgctcaggcaatgctaacaccggcgtggtagtcaacatctgcttgagacttgcaaaacttgcctcacactctggtgaccacacaaacgggacatccttccctgtaagcttagtcatcggctgagccatactcgcaaaaccccgaacaaacctcctgtagtaacctgctaaccccaggaaactccgaatctcagtggcactctgcggcctcggccactccctgatggactgaatcttctctggatccactgaaactccctcagctgaaacaatatgacccaagaaccccatctcacgctgccagaaactgcacttactcagcttagcaaacaacttctgctcccgcagcttctccaacactgctctcagatgtactgcatgctcctcaggactcttagaatataccaggatgtcgtcgatgaaaatgatgactgacacgtccagaaactcctggaacacgctgttcatcaatctcataaacgcagctggcgcgtttgtcaacccaaacggcatcaccacaaactcatagtgcccatatctcgtcctgaaggctgtcttcctcacatctgcctcatgaatagggatctgatgataacctgaagccaagtcgatcttggagaaccaagtagcacccctcaactgatccaacaactcatcaatcctcgggagagggtacttgttcttcacagtaactcggttcaaaccccggtagtcaatacacaaccgaaaactcccatccttcttcttaacaaacaacaccggagctccccacggtgaacaactaggacggataaaacccttgcccaacaaatcctccagctgcttcttcagctctgccatctctgctggagccatcctgtaaggagccttggataacggcatcgtccccggttccagctcaatggtaaaaggatccgaccgagatggtggtaatccctgcaatgactggaacacatcctcaaagtcctccacaaccggaataccgctaaccgtagacttccccactgactctggcatagatatagtaaccagataggcctcacggcccttctcgatcatcttccctgcctgaacggctgagatcacgagactccccgaagtcggtctaataccctgaaaaaccaacttccctcctggacgctcaaactccactctaccccgatagcaatccaaatgcaccttataccgatgcaaccaatccataccaagaatgacgtcatacaactccactggactgataagcaaatccgctggccacgactctcctgcgatctgaatatcaactcctccagctcgtccaataaccctcagaaacttgcctccagcaactctgacaactcctgaacgctctccagaatcccctctgatccccgcactcacggcacactccggagtaatgaagctatgagaagctccagaatcaaacataacatgggacttaaacccgcccaccaacaaggtccctacacaaatctcatgtgttgagaacctaacacttgaccacaagcaaaaacaaatataatctgaactattgaattgactaagttcgaatctcagaagttatacctgtgatcgctcctgcactagtgccaccgggctcctgggtcgagtacacctgagtcgtcggctcaatccaacccaccggctgcacaccgtgctgcacaccctgctgcacccctggctgagctccagcctgcaacactgctactgccctctgctgcaacttgggacaacgaggcttgatatgccccgtctctctgcagtagtaacacactcgagtatcggtccgcggct
This genomic window contains:
- the LOC104789489 gene encoding uncharacterized protein LOC104789489, yielding MKRLLILTKHRDGFHRKFNPWCPPHIYYPNLLLNHSTHNHINLVSTSVSHVAKPLPETLKMDQKPSRRWYRNRKKTLWLGRSGILSSIVMRLCCLVVAIYLSCRALFRCTQLYYCQRFVSDCISSSSSCNQSLIIGSRTKRRVRQLSFPSIKWYGDVIWIFDPGIIGDWIDNAGEFKRCLLQTSVHRTGLRQWLRIWWKEIMLILILLLVLGNFNACLWRCLHGTRFKRWYSSSHQAWALVITKKDVISYVWRCFVGMRCNGWIATIDHFKVYWSFVKRMIAKQDDHVGLRKKANKEDNRLSNLLACKAYERKRCFNSLV